One window from the genome of Fulvivirga lutea encodes:
- a CDS encoding DHH family phosphoesterase: protein MQNLYSFKQLLSEPQKVVITTHHKPDADALGSSLGLANYLKIKGHDVTVISPTDYPNFLAWMKGNSDVIVFENNEQERAKELVEKANIIFCLDFSGLHRINELGELVRESKAKKVLIDHHLEPEDFAEFVLWSTEAAATAELVHQLINDLGDGDLIDKDIAEALYAGIMTDTGSFKHPNTTKNVFLVCSDLIDKGADTAKVAKLIYDTNSVNRVKFLGYALNEKLKILPEYNTAYFAITADELKQFNSQTGDTEGLVNYALSIKGIKLAAVIIDRTVAVKMSFRSVGDFSVNEFARKNFEGGGHKNAAGGISYETLDATVEKFEKLLKENKEELKSNHELHV, encoded by the coding sequence ATGCAAAATTTATATTCATTTAAACAGCTTTTAAGCGAACCGCAAAAGGTGGTGATAACTACTCACCATAAACCAGACGCGGATGCTTTAGGCTCATCTTTAGGCCTTGCTAACTACCTCAAAATAAAGGGGCACGATGTAACGGTCATTTCTCCAACTGATTATCCAAACTTTTTAGCCTGGATGAAAGGTAACTCAGATGTGATTGTTTTTGAAAATAATGAACAAGAGAGAGCTAAAGAATTAGTAGAGAAAGCCAATATTATCTTTTGTTTGGACTTCTCCGGATTGCATAGAATTAATGAGCTAGGAGAGCTAGTAAGAGAATCGAAAGCCAAAAAAGTACTTATTGATCATCATTTAGAACCCGAAGACTTTGCAGAATTTGTTTTGTGGAGTACTGAAGCTGCCGCAACAGCAGAATTGGTTCACCAATTAATTAATGATTTGGGTGATGGTGATTTAATTGATAAAGATATTGCGGAGGCATTGTATGCAGGTATTATGACTGATACTGGCAGTTTCAAACACCCTAACACAACTAAGAATGTATTTTTAGTGTGTTCTGATTTAATTGATAAGGGAGCAGATACAGCCAAAGTAGCCAAGCTCATATATGACACTAACTCTGTAAACAGGGTTAAGTTTTTAGGGTATGCGCTCAATGAAAAACTTAAAATATTGCCTGAATATAATACAGCTTATTTTGCGATTACCGCAGATGAATTAAAACAATTTAATTCACAAACAGGAGATACCGAAGGATTGGTAAATTATGCTTTATCAATTAAGGGAATTAAACTTGCTGCGGTTATTATTGACAGAACTGTAGCTGTTAAAATGTCTTTCCGTTCAGTGGGTGATTTCTCTGTGAATGAATTTGCAAGAAAGAATTTTGAAGGTGGCGGACATAAGAATGCAGCAGGAGGCATTTCCTATGAAACCCTTGATGCCACAGTCGAAAAATTTGAAAAACTATTAAAAGAAAATAAAGAAGAATTAAAATCTAATCATGAATTACATGTCTAA
- a CDS encoding nucleoside-diphosphate kinase: MAGNRTFTMIKPDAVGAGNTGAIIKMIEEAGFKIIAMKKTYMSKERAGQFYEVHKERPFYNDLTTYMSSSAIVPMILEKDNAVEDFRKLIGATNPKEAAEGTIRALFAESIEANAIHGSDSDENAQIEGSFFFSRVEQF, encoded by the coding sequence ATGGCTGGAAATAGAACTTTTACAATGATTAAGCCTGACGCTGTTGGAGCAGGTAATACTGGAGCAATCATTAAAATGATTGAAGAAGCTGGGTTTAAGATCATTGCAATGAAAAAAACCTACATGTCTAAAGAAAGAGCTGGACAATTTTATGAAGTACATAAAGAAAGACCTTTCTACAATGATCTAACTACTTATATGTCTTCAAGTGCGATTGTGCCAATGATCTTAGAAAAAGACAATGCAGTTGAAGATTTTAGAAAATTAATTGGGGCTACTAACCCGAAAGAAGCTGCTGAAGGAACTATCAGAGCTTTATTTGCTGAATCAATCGAAGCAAATGCTATTCACGGATCGGATTCTGACGAGAATGCTCAGATTGAAGGAAGTTTCTTCTTTTCAAGAGTTGAGCAATTCTAA
- a CDS encoding aldehyde dehydrogenase, translating to MEKIQNYIGGQLVVPLSGNYLDNYNPAEGKVYSLIPDSDESDVKNAIEAAKKAFPEWSSLSITERGKILNKVADLIDRDHEKLALAESNDNGKPLKLAKSVDIPRASANMRFYATAIQHFASEAHIPDDQYINYTTRKPVGVAGCISPWNLPLYLFTWKIAPALAAGNTVVAKPSEITPMTAYLFSKLCIEAGMPAGVLNIVHGLGSKAGQAIIEHPDVPLISFTGGTETGKRIAATAAPMFKKLSLELGGKNPNIVFADCDFEKVLATSVMSSFANQGQICLCGSRIFVERPIYDRFVKEFVEKVKKLNVGDPLEEGSKMGAVVSKSHMKKVLSYIELAKEEGGTVETGGNQIKLDGRCAEGYFITPTVITGLNHTCRTNQEEIFGPVVTIMPFDSEEEVIGFANSTAYGLAATIWTENLKRAHRVADAVKSGVIWVNCWLVRDLRTPFGGMKQSGVGREGGWEALRFFTEPKNICINTK from the coding sequence ATGGAAAAAATTCAAAATTATATAGGTGGACAATTAGTTGTGCCTCTTTCAGGTAACTATCTGGATAATTACAATCCGGCAGAAGGAAAAGTGTACAGTCTTATTCCAGACTCTGATGAAAGTGATGTTAAAAATGCAATTGAAGCTGCTAAGAAAGCATTTCCAGAATGGTCAAGTTTATCTATTACAGAGCGAGGTAAAATATTAAATAAAGTAGCCGATCTTATCGATCGAGATCATGAAAAGTTGGCTCTGGCAGAATCCAATGATAATGGAAAGCCTTTGAAATTGGCAAAAAGTGTGGATATTCCTCGAGCATCGGCCAACATGCGATTCTATGCCACTGCGATTCAGCATTTTGCTTCAGAGGCTCATATTCCTGATGACCAATACATCAACTACACTACAAGAAAACCTGTTGGTGTAGCAGGGTGCATTTCTCCCTGGAATTTGCCTTTGTATTTATTCACCTGGAAAATAGCACCAGCTCTAGCAGCCGGTAATACAGTAGTTGCTAAACCTTCTGAGATAACACCGATGACGGCTTATCTTTTTTCAAAGCTGTGTATAGAGGCAGGAATGCCAGCGGGAGTTTTAAATATCGTTCATGGTCTTGGTTCAAAAGCTGGACAGGCTATAATTGAACACCCCGATGTACCACTTATTTCCTTTACGGGAGGCACCGAAACAGGAAAACGAATAGCTGCAACCGCAGCTCCTATGTTTAAGAAGCTATCATTGGAGCTGGGAGGAAAAAACCCAAACATTGTTTTTGCTGATTGCGATTTTGAAAAGGTACTTGCCACGTCAGTCATGTCTTCATTTGCCAATCAAGGTCAGATATGCCTTTGTGGCTCACGCATTTTTGTGGAAAGACCGATTTATGATCGATTTGTAAAAGAGTTTGTCGAAAAGGTGAAAAAATTAAATGTTGGAGACCCACTTGAAGAAGGTTCTAAAATGGGTGCCGTAGTATCGAAATCCCATATGAAAAAAGTTTTAAGCTATATTGAATTGGCTAAAGAGGAGGGGGGCACCGTAGAAACTGGAGGGAATCAAATTAAGTTGGATGGCCGATGTGCTGAAGGCTATTTTATAACTCCCACAGTAATAACGGGTTTGAATCATACTTGCAGAACGAATCAGGAAGAGATATTTGGACCTGTGGTAACCATTATGCCTTTTGATTCTGAAGAAGAAGTTATTGGCTTTGCTAATAGTACTGCTTATGGTTTGGCTGCTACCATTTGGACAGAAAATTTGAAACGCGCCCATCGAGTGGCAGATGCAGTGAAAAGTGGTGTTATATGGGTGAACTGCTGGTTAGTGAGAGACTTAAGAACTCCTTTTGGAGGTATGAAACAATCAGGTGTTGGAAGAGAAGGAGGCTGGGAAGCACTTAGATTTTTTACTGAACCAAAGAATATTTGTATTAATACAAAATAA
- a CDS encoding SDR family oxidoreductase: MNLDLKGKTAVVCGSTDGIGKATARELANYGASIILIARNEAKLKDTLELLSVKDGQKHHYLVADFDDPSALKETLENASKKITSVEILVNNSGGPAGGKAIDANLDEYRLAFNRHLICNQILAQAFVPLMKKSGYGRIVNIISTSVKAPLPGLGVSNTIRGAVANWSKTLANELGGFGITVNNVLPGATQTLRLESIIKNKASKLGKLEIDIEKEMLAEIPANRFASPEETAAAIMFLVSPSAGYINGINLPVDGGRLASL; the protein is encoded by the coding sequence ATGAATTTGGATTTGAAGGGCAAAACCGCAGTAGTGTGTGGAAGTACTGATGGAATTGGGAAGGCTACTGCACGTGAGCTAGCTAATTATGGTGCCAGTATTATTCTTATAGCCAGAAATGAAGCTAAGTTGAAAGATACTTTAGAATTACTATCAGTTAAGGATGGACAAAAACATCACTATTTGGTGGCTGATTTTGATGACCCATCCGCTTTGAAAGAAACCCTTGAAAATGCATCTAAGAAAATAACATCAGTTGAAATATTGGTGAATAATAGTGGTGGGCCTGCAGGAGGAAAAGCCATAGATGCAAACCTGGATGAATATAGACTTGCTTTTAACCGACATTTAATTTGTAATCAGATATTGGCTCAGGCGTTTGTTCCGCTTATGAAAAAGAGCGGTTATGGTAGAATTGTTAATATTATTTCTACTTCAGTAAAAGCACCGCTTCCGGGTCTAGGTGTGTCAAATACAATTAGAGGAGCCGTAGCAAACTGGTCTAAAACGTTGGCCAATGAACTGGGAGGCTTTGGCATAACAGTTAATAATGTACTACCTGGAGCGACACAGACCTTACGTTTAGAGTCTATTATTAAAAATAAAGCGAGCAAGCTGGGTAAATTAGAAATTGATATAGAAAAAGAAATGCTCGCAGAAATTCCAGCCAATCGATTTGCTTCGCCTGAGGAAACCGCGGCAGCTATTATGTTTTTAGTGAGCCCTAGCGCTGGCTATATTAACGGAATTAACTTACCTGTTGACGGAGGGCGGTTAGCTTCACTTTAA
- a CDS encoding 3-hydroxyanthranilate 3,4-dioxygenase — MAIKRPFNLKKWIEENRDILKPPVGNKNLYADAGDYIVMIVGGPNARKDYHYNETEELFYQLEGDILVKIQEDGKAVDVPIKEGEMYLHPAKVPHSPIRPAGSVGLVIERKRESDHTDGLMWFCDKCNNKLHDTYFPLTNIEKDFLPRFKEFYGSEEMRTCDNCGHVMETDERFV; from the coding sequence ATGGCTATTAAAAGACCTTTCAATCTTAAAAAGTGGATAGAAGAAAATCGTGATATTTTAAAACCACCTGTAGGCAATAAAAACCTGTATGCCGATGCAGGTGATTACATTGTTATGATCGTTGGCGGACCGAATGCCCGAAAGGATTATCACTACAATGAAACTGAAGAACTTTTCTATCAATTGGAGGGTGATATTCTTGTGAAAATACAGGAAGATGGAAAGGCTGTTGATGTGCCCATCAAAGAAGGAGAAATGTATCTACACCCGGCCAAAGTGCCACATTCACCGATTAGACCAGCGGGTAGCGTAGGATTAGTGATTGAAAGAAAAAGGGAGTCAGATCATACAGATGGCCTAATGTGGTTCTGCGACAAATGCAATAACAAATTGCACGATACTTACTTCCCTTTAACAAACATTGAAAAGGATTTCCTGCCAAGGTTTAAAGAATTCTATGGATCAGAAGAAATGAGAACTTGTGATAACTGTGGCCATGTAATGGAAACAGATGAGCGATTCGTGTAA
- a CDS encoding methylated-DNA--[protein]-cysteine S-methyltransferase: MYQEVYKSPIGDLLISSDADSIISIEFDGSIDSHNPSALTSECISQLKEYFSDERNSFDLPLNPEGTEFQKSVWNQLLEIPFGKSISYSKLAVSLGDIKTIRAAGTANGKNKIPIIIPCHRVIGKDGSMVGFSGGVWRKEWLLKHEGILQGEQMKIFG, encoded by the coding sequence ATGTATCAGGAAGTATATAAAAGTCCTATAGGCGATTTACTTATTTCTTCGGATGCGGATTCAATCATTTCTATTGAATTTGATGGAAGTATTGATTCTCATAATCCTTCTGCCCTAACAAGCGAATGTATTTCTCAGTTAAAGGAATACTTTTCTGATGAACGTAATTCTTTTGATCTACCACTAAACCCTGAAGGGACAGAATTTCAAAAATCAGTTTGGAATCAGCTGCTGGAAATTCCTTTTGGAAAATCAATTTCCTACTCAAAGTTAGCCGTTTCGTTAGGTGACATTAAAACAATTAGAGCAGCCGGAACTGCCAACGGTAAAAACAAAATTCCTATCATTATTCCATGCCACCGTGTGATAGGAAAAGACGGTTCTATGGTTGGTTTTTCCGGAGGAGTTTGGAGAAAAGAGTGGCTGTTAAAACATGAAGGCATATTACAGGGTGAGCAGATGAAGATTTTTGGCTAA
- the kynU gene encoding kynureninase, translating into MDFKITEEYALELDNKDPLKEYRSQFHIPVINGKESIYFTGNSLGLQPKTTKQYLEEELEDWKNLGVEGHFHAKHRPWFHYHKFTKVLLAEIVGAKPIEVVSMNNLTSNLHLMMVSFYQPTNKRYKIIMEGGAFPSDQYAVESQVKFHGLKPSEAIVEIFPRSGEDTLRTEDIIDVIKEHGGSVALVLFSGVQYYTGQYFDIRSITSSAHEVGAFAGFDLAHAVGNVKLDLHDSGADFATWCSYKYLNSGPGGVSGIFVHERHANNSELPRFAGWWGHDEGQRFKMEKGFIPMEGADGWQLSNVNVLSSAAHLASLKIFEEAGLEALRKKSSQLTNYLRYLLKSLNSDLINIITPDSEGAYGCQLSIVIKEKGKKVFDELTKAGVIADWREPEVIRVAPVPLYNTFKDVYTFYSILKKTMNL; encoded by the coding sequence ATGGATTTCAAAATTACCGAGGAGTACGCACTCGAGTTAGACAATAAAGACCCACTTAAAGAATACAGATCACAATTTCACATTCCTGTGATCAATGGAAAAGAGAGCATTTATTTTACTGGTAATTCTTTAGGTCTTCAACCGAAGACAACTAAACAGTACCTTGAAGAAGAGTTAGAAGATTGGAAAAACCTTGGAGTTGAAGGTCATTTTCATGCAAAGCATAGGCCTTGGTTTCATTATCATAAATTCACCAAAGTGCTTTTGGCAGAAATTGTGGGAGCCAAACCTATTGAAGTAGTTTCCATGAACAACCTCACTTCCAATCTTCATTTGATGATGGTTTCATTCTACCAACCAACCAACAAAAGATATAAGATCATTATGGAAGGTGGTGCATTTCCATCGGATCAGTATGCAGTGGAAAGTCAGGTTAAATTTCATGGGCTTAAACCTTCCGAAGCTATTGTGGAAATATTCCCTAGATCTGGCGAGGATACTTTGCGCACTGAGGACATCATTGATGTAATTAAGGAGCATGGTGGAAGTGTGGCATTGGTTCTTTTTAGTGGAGTTCAGTACTATACAGGCCAGTATTTTGATATTAGGTCAATCACGAGTTCAGCCCATGAAGTTGGAGCATTTGCAGGATTTGATTTGGCCCATGCAGTGGGTAATGTAAAACTGGATTTGCATGATTCAGGAGCTGATTTTGCTACCTGGTGTAGCTACAAATATTTAAATTCCGGACCCGGAGGAGTAAGCGGTATTTTTGTGCATGAAAGACATGCAAACAATTCAGAATTACCACGTTTTGCAGGTTGGTGGGGTCATGATGAAGGTCAGCGCTTTAAAATGGAGAAAGGCTTTATTCCTATGGAAGGAGCTGACGGCTGGCAATTGAGTAATGTAAATGTATTATCCTCTGCCGCTCACCTTGCCTCACTAAAAATATTTGAAGAAGCTGGTCTGGAAGCCTTAAGAAAGAAAAGCAGCCAACTTACCAATTATCTTCGGTATTTGCTTAAAAGTCTTAATTCAGATTTGATAAATATTATCACACCTGATTCTGAAGGTGCCTATGGCTGCCAATTATCTATTGTTATCAAAGAAAAGGGAAAGAAAGTATTTGATGAATTAACCAAAGCAGGTGTAATAGCCGATTGGCGAGAGCCAGAAGTAATAAGAGTGGCCCCGGTACCACTTTACAATACATTTAAAGATGTCTATACTTTTTATTCAATCCTGAAAAAGACGATGAATTTATGA
- a CDS encoding FAD-dependent oxidoreductase yields MKSVKNITIAGAGLVGSLMSIYLAKRGYKVTIFEGRKDIRAAGKAEGRSINLALSNRGWLPLKEVGLESTVEKMVIPMRGRMMHDEEGFLTFQPYGREGQAINSISRGGLNEVLMNAAEKEGVEIKFECKCVGINFDESILHYENAGTRYSQKSDLIIGADGAFSVIRRLMQRTDRFNYSQHYIEHGYKELSIPPSANGGFEIEKNALHIWPRGNFMLIALPNQDGSFTCTLFFPFEGSPSFESLKNDDQIRNFFQKTFPDAYNLMPSLLKDFHNNPTSSLITIKSYPWVKNRTLLIGDASHAIVPFYGQGMNSGFEDCRVLNDLLNDYEDDWSKVLPKFQEQRKPDADAISDLALKNFIEMRDLVGDEDFLLRKKIEAKIYEQFPQKWVPLYSMVTFKEDIRYSEAMKTGEKQKAIMDKVMAQTDIHKNWEKLDLKKLVDQLQS; encoded by the coding sequence ATGAAAAGTGTGAAAAACATAACCATTGCAGGCGCTGGTCTGGTAGGGTCGTTAATGTCTATTTACCTAGCTAAGAGAGGTTACAAAGTAACCATTTTTGAAGGACGGAAAGACATTCGTGCAGCCGGAAAAGCAGAAGGTAGGTCAATTAATTTGGCGCTTAGCAATCGAGGCTGGCTACCACTAAAGGAGGTTGGTTTAGAGTCTACTGTTGAAAAAATGGTGATCCCCATGCGCGGGCGTATGATGCATGATGAAGAAGGCTTTTTAACCTTTCAGCCGTACGGAAGAGAAGGTCAGGCAATCAACTCGATTTCAAGAGGCGGATTGAATGAGGTTTTAATGAATGCTGCTGAAAAAGAAGGGGTGGAAATTAAATTTGAATGCAAATGCGTAGGTATAAATTTTGATGAAAGTATACTCCATTATGAAAACGCAGGAACTCGATACAGTCAAAAATCGGATTTAATTATAGGTGCAGATGGCGCTTTTTCAGTGATCAGGCGCTTAATGCAAAGAACCGACCGCTTTAATTACTCACAGCACTATATCGAACATGGCTATAAAGAGTTAAGCATACCTCCAAGTGCCAATGGTGGTTTTGAGATTGAAAAAAATGCTCTTCATATATGGCCAAGAGGCAACTTCATGCTGATAGCACTTCCTAATCAGGATGGTAGTTTTACCTGCACGTTATTTTTCCCATTTGAAGGAAGCCCATCTTTTGAAAGCTTAAAAAATGATGACCAGATTAGAAATTTCTTCCAAAAGACTTTTCCCGATGCATATAATTTAATGCCTTCGTTGCTAAAGGATTTTCATAACAACCCAACATCATCATTAATTACCATCAAATCGTATCCATGGGTTAAAAACAGAACCTTGCTTATTGGAGACGCCAGCCATGCAATTGTTCCTTTTTATGGTCAGGGTATGAACAGCGGATTCGAAGATTGTCGTGTTCTGAATGACTTACTTAATGATTATGAAGATGACTGGAGCAAAGTACTACCAAAGTTTCAGGAACAGCGTAAACCAGATGCAGATGCCATCTCTGATTTAGCGCTAAAAAATTTCATTGAAATGCGCGATTTAGTGGGCGATGAAGATTTTCTTTTGCGTAAAAAGATTGAAGCTAAAATCTATGAGCAATTTCCACAAAAGTGGGTTCCACTATATTCAATGGTTACATTTAAAGAGGACAT